Genomic window (Desulfovibrio sp. X2):
GGCCTGAGGATGTTGATGGAGTTCATCTCCAGCCCGTCGGCCCAGTCGAAGATCTCCCCGGCCTCGGGCGTGATCGCGTCCTGCCAGCGGAAGGGATGGGCCACGAAGGCGTACGCCTCCTCGCGCACCGCCTCCAGCACGTCGCGCAGCAGCGAAAAGGGCACGGGCCGGGGCAGGTCCAGGTGCATCGAGTCGGTGATGACCACGATGTCGTGCCCCTCCTCCACGGTGATCTCCGTGCCCGAGTAGAGCATGAGCCCGGGAAAGAGGTCGCGCAGGCGCGCGAGCTCGCGCTCGCGCCACTGGTAGTGGTGCTCCGTGAAGACGAGGCCCGAGAGCCCCGTGGCCAGGGCCGCGGCGCAGGCCTCGTCGGGCGGGATCGTGGAGCAGGCCGAGTGCAGGGCCGTGTGCACGTGGCAGTCGATGAAGCTGAGCTCGGACATGGCTACCTGCCGCCGGGAGCGGACCCTTCCCTCTTCTCCGAGGGTTCTGCCGCGGATTCCCCCGCGGGCTCTC
Coding sequences:
- a CDS encoding PHP domain-containing protein produces the protein MSELSFIDCHVHTALHSACSTIPPDEACAAALATGLSGLVFTEHHYQWRERELARLRDLFPGLMLYSGTEITVEEGHDIVVITDSMHLDLPRPVPFSLLRDVLEAVREEAYAFVAHPFRWQDAITPEAGEIFDWADGLEMNSINILRPGWRWKNGACLPKNARLYEAAAERYGLSRLYNTDAHRVPCIGSFANVLPGPAPRDTAGLVALLRANEAREFQDTRRLAGFFPTG